In one Sphingomonas sp. AP4-R1 genomic region, the following are encoded:
- the zwf gene encoding glucose-6-phosphate dehydrogenase, with protein MGTPANTLLLFGVTGDLSRRMLLPSLFNLDADGLLPPELKIVGTARQPFGDDGLKQTARTALEPIVADRGLDAAILDRFCARLSYVAADASDPDSFGALGDAIRDRVGDGLAIFLSTAPSLFESTIAGLEKAGLTGPTVRLALEKPLGQDLESSREINDAVARVFPEDRTFRIDHYLGKETVQNLIALRFGNVLFEPLWNAQGIDHVQITVSETVGLEGRTSYFDGMGSLRDMVQNHMLQLLALVAMEAPTEFAANAVRDEKVKVLRSLRPVDAARETVIGQYVAGAVAGKPVPGYLDELGQPSETETFVAIKAHVDNWRWHGVPFYLRTGKRLPTRRSEIVIQFRGVPHSIFTGRSAALQPNRLVISIQPDENISMTMMAKQPGLDRGGIRLREVPLDIRMPNAFADVRKRIAYERLWIDLIEGLPTLFVRRDEVEAQWQWIDAIREGWAANSMSPKPYAAGTWGPAAAIALTERDGVSWND; from the coding sequence ATGGGAACGCCGGCCAACACCCTTTTGCTGTTCGGTGTCACCGGCGATCTCTCGCGCCGGATGCTGCTGCCGTCCTTGTTCAATCTGGACGCGGACGGGCTGCTGCCGCCGGAGCTGAAGATCGTCGGCACGGCCCGCCAGCCTTTTGGGGATGACGGGTTGAAGCAGACAGCGCGCACCGCGCTGGAGCCGATCGTGGCTGATCGCGGGCTGGACGCGGCGATCCTCGATCGCTTCTGCGCGCGCCTGTCCTATGTGGCCGCCGACGCCTCCGATCCGGACAGCTTCGGCGCGCTGGGCGATGCGATCCGGGACCGCGTGGGCGACGGGCTCGCCATCTTCCTGTCGACCGCGCCCAGCCTGTTCGAATCGACGATCGCGGGCCTCGAGAAAGCCGGGCTCACGGGCCCCACCGTGCGCCTCGCGCTGGAAAAGCCGCTGGGCCAGGATCTGGAATCCAGCCGCGAGATCAACGATGCCGTCGCCCGCGTCTTCCCCGAGGACCGCACCTTCCGCATCGATCATTATCTGGGCAAGGAAACCGTCCAGAATCTGATCGCCCTGCGCTTCGGCAACGTGTTGTTCGAGCCGCTGTGGAACGCGCAGGGCATCGATCACGTCCAGATCACCGTGTCCGAGACGGTCGGCCTCGAAGGCCGCACCTCCTATTTCGACGGCATGGGCAGCCTGCGCGACATGGTGCAGAATCACATGCTCCAGCTGCTCGCGCTCGTCGCGATGGAGGCGCCGACCGAGTTCGCCGCCAATGCGGTGCGCGACGAGAAAGTGAAGGTGCTGCGCTCGCTCCGTCCGGTGGATGCCGCGCGCGAGACGGTGATCGGCCAGTATGTGGCGGGCGCCGTCGCCGGAAAGCCGGTGCCCGGCTATCTCGACGAGCTGGGTCAGCCGTCCGAAACGGAAACCTTCGTCGCGATCAAGGCGCATGTCGATAATTGGCGCTGGCACGGCGTGCCTTTCTATCTGCGCACCGGCAAGCGCCTGCCGACGCGCCGGTCGGAGATCGTGATCCAGTTCCGCGGGGTGCCGCATTCGATCTTCACCGGGCGCAGCGCCGCGCTGCAGCCCAACCGGCTGGTGATCTCGATCCAGCCGGACGAGAATATCAGCATGACGATGATGGCGAAGCAGCCGGGCCTGGATCGCGGCGGCATTCGTTTGCGCGAAGTGCCGCTGGATATCCGCATGCCCAACGCCTTCGCCGACGTGCGCAAGCGCATCGCCTATGAGCGGCTGTGGATCGATCTGATCGAGGGATTGCCGACACTGTTCGTCCGTCGCGACGAGGTGGAGGCGCAATGGCAATGGATCGACGCGATCCGCGAGGGCTGGGCCGCCAACAGCATGAGCCCCAAGCCCTATGCGGCGGGCACCTGGGGCCCGGCCGCCGCGATCGCGCTGACCGAACGGGATGGAGTGAGCTGGAATGATTGA
- the pgl gene encoding 6-phosphogluconolactonase — MIEAEWWDYEERDEFVDAVAGDIGFIIESALEARKDCLLALSGGKTPIAAYEKLAQQKLDWKKVTIIPVDDRLVKVDDPASNVGMLAKIFLPKGARVVPLGADNKDYKQAGAAADARLQDLPWPPDLVLLGMGEDGHTASIFPGPDYDAALDAPKARRAIGVMPEPLPKDAPYARVTMTKAAILSARAIMIALTGQKKRDVLEQAIEQGAGSRLPIGRVLAEAEQAIDIHWSAE, encoded by the coding sequence ATGATTGAAGCGGAATGGTGGGACTATGAGGAGCGCGACGAATTCGTCGACGCGGTCGCCGGCGATATCGGCTTCATCATCGAAAGCGCGCTGGAGGCCCGCAAGGATTGCCTGCTCGCGCTCTCGGGCGGCAAGACGCCGATCGCCGCTTATGAGAAGCTCGCCCAGCAGAAGCTCGACTGGAAAAAGGTCACGATCATCCCGGTCGACGATCGGCTGGTGAAGGTGGACGATCCCGCGTCGAACGTGGGCATGCTGGCCAAGATCTTCCTGCCCAAGGGCGCGCGCGTCGTGCCGCTGGGCGCGGATAACAAGGATTACAAGCAGGCTGGAGCCGCCGCCGACGCGCGCCTGCAGGATCTGCCCTGGCCGCCCGATCTGGTGCTGCTGGGCATGGGCGAGGACGGGCACACCGCCTCGATCTTCCCCGGCCCGGATTATGATGCGGCGCTGGATGCGCCCAAGGCGCGCCGCGCGATCGGCGTGATGCCGGAGCCCCTGCCGAAGGACGCGCCCTATGCGCGCGTGACGATGACGAAGGCGGCGATTCTCTCCGCCCGCGCGATCATGATCGCGCTGACCGGCCAGAAGAAGCGCGACGTGCTGGAACAGGCGATCGAGCAAGGCGCCGGCTCGCGCCTCCCGATCGGCCGCGTGCTGGCCGAAGCCGAGCAGGCGATCGATATCCACTGGTCGGCGGAATAA
- a CDS encoding response regulator yields the protein MSATPPERPTVLLVDDEAEILVAFEDLLDEDYRVLTTTSPARALEILAAEPDVSVIVSDQRMPEMPGHVFLSRAREISAAETLLLTGYADIEAVIAAVNDGRIGGYAHKPWEPEALRAMIARAAERTRLRRELSFEQALFAALVERSPDLVGVIDGEGRVVRGNAEVMTPEGQAQDRAVMASGEVGDEELREIGADGQPLYRRVRRFPLEIDGGAYLLKVISDESEQRRLQLRLQQSEKLQALGTLAGGIAHDFNNLLTAVNGNLELAAARAEDPRLVRYIDSASEAARRGAGLTKRLLSFSRQGEMTVETADPNAIVLGMRDLILRTTELKEVVFDLAPDIWPVHADPEQLELAILNLAINARDAMPGGGQVRIATRNAVVAAGDADLRAGDYATIALIDSGEGMTAEVAARVFEPFFTTKERGRGTGLGLPMVHAMAVNAGGRVTLETEIGQGTTVTIWLPRSAGELAPAAGASENPDACRALRVLLAEDDAAVRAVSEEYLRALGHEVVSVSGGAAALALFAAEPFDLVMTDFAMPGLSGAEIAEAIERARPGTPVLIVTGFADTIALPPHVGSLRKPFTQSELDAALCACKTITGEAR from the coding sequence ATGAGTGCCACGCCCCCCGAACGGCCCACCGTGCTGCTGGTGGATGACGAAGCCGAGATCCTCGTGGCGTTCGAGGATCTGCTGGACGAGGACTATCGCGTCCTGACGACGACTTCGCCGGCGCGCGCGCTGGAGATATTGGCGGCCGAGCCCGACGTGTCCGTGATCGTCTCCGACCAGCGCATGCCGGAGATGCCGGGCCATGTGTTCCTGTCGCGCGCGCGGGAGATCAGCGCGGCCGAGACTTTGCTGCTGACCGGCTATGCCGATATCGAGGCGGTGATCGCGGCGGTGAATGACGGCCGCATCGGCGGCTATGCCCACAAGCCCTGGGAGCCGGAGGCGCTGCGCGCGATGATCGCGCGCGCGGCCGAGCGCACCCGGCTACGGCGCGAGCTGTCGTTCGAGCAGGCGTTGTTCGCGGCTCTGGTGGAGCGGTCGCCCGATCTGGTGGGCGTGATCGACGGCGAAGGCCGGGTGGTGCGCGGCAATGCGGAGGTCATGACGCCCGAGGGGCAGGCGCAGGACCGCGCGGTGATGGCCAGCGGCGAAGTGGGCGACGAGGAATTGCGCGAGATCGGCGCGGACGGCCAGCCGCTCTACCGTCGCGTGCGCCGCTTCCCGCTGGAGATCGACGGCGGCGCCTATCTGCTCAAGGTGATCTCCGACGAGAGCGAGCAGAGGCGGCTGCAGCTGCGCCTCCAGCAATCCGAGAAATTGCAGGCGCTGGGGACCCTCGCCGGCGGCATCGCGCATGATTTCAACAATTTGCTGACGGCGGTGAACGGCAATCTGGAGCTGGCCGCCGCGCGCGCCGAGGATCCGCGCCTCGTCCGCTATATCGACAGCGCGTCCGAGGCGGCACGGCGCGGCGCGGGGCTGACCAAGCGCCTGCTGAGCTTCAGCCGGCAGGGCGAGATGACGGTGGAGACGGCCGATCCCAATGCGATCGTGCTGGGGATGCGCGATCTGATCCTGCGGACGACCGAGCTGAAGGAGGTCGTCTTCGATCTCGCGCCCGATATCTGGCCGGTCCATGCCGATCCCGAGCAGCTGGAGCTCGCCATCCTCAATCTGGCGATCAACGCGCGCGATGCGATGCCGGGCGGCGGGCAGGTGCGGATCGCGACGCGCAATGCCGTGGTGGCCGCGGGCGATGCCGATCTGCGCGCGGGCGATTATGCGACGATCGCGCTGATCGACAGCGGCGAGGGCATGACGGCCGAGGTGGCGGCGCGCGTGTTCGAGCCTTTCTTCACCACCAAGGAGCGCGGGCGCGGCACCGGCCTGGGCCTGCCGATGGTGCATGCGATGGCGGTGAATGCGGGCGGACGCGTGACGCTGGAGACCGAGATCGGGCAGGGTACGACCGTCACGATCTGGCTGCCGCGTTCGGCCGGCGAGCTGGCCCCCGCCGCCGGTGCGTCGGAAAATCCGGATGCGTGCCGCGCCTTGCGCGTGCTGCTGGCGGAGGATGACGCGGCGGTGCGCGCCGTATCGGAGGAGTATCTGCGCGCGCTGGGGCATGAGGTGGTCTCCGTGTCCGGGGGCGCGGCGGCGCTGGCGCTGTTCGCGGCCGAACCGTTCGATCTGGTGATGACCGATTTCGCGATGCCCGGACTATCCGGCGCGGAAATCGCGGAGGCGATCGAGCGGGCGCGACCGGGAACGCCGGTGCTGATCGTGACGGGCTTTGCCGATACGATCGCACTGCCGCCGCATGTCGGATCGTTGCGGAAACCCTTCACGCAGAGCGAGCTGGATGCGGCGCTGTGTGCCTGCAAGACGATCACCGGCGAGGCCCGTTAA
- a CDS encoding response regulator codes for MSAGGHPDTPPRVLIVEDSDTQALQLQLLLEKEGYATERVASAEAALDRMATAQPDLLVVDYHLPGMNGDELVRMVRLNSQSRALPVLMLTGGASRDLERHGLDSGASAYVPKSADRALLLGRLRALLRQRRPESGGVAGFRRAKLLLVSGAGDLDPFREMLTGEGYELRSMPDPAACMAAIAEEPIDCAIVDVDGDAFDGFALCRDLADKRAAGFEIVALGHPKAGGDLALQGFAAGADDVLAKTEEQETLAARVRAVVRRKFARDEEVRHAEHERQRETAIATAQAEAAGAEALSVANRELADANARLSETQAQLVQAAKMASLGELVAGIAHEINNPLAFILAHQATVQRLIGEIRTQTTGGAEAKLDRAIDRLGSMQQGLSRIQQLVVKLRRFSRLDEGDRVATDIPESIDAVVTLLAPKLPDAIVVERRYDAPATLVCSAALINQVVMNILSNAADVLPEGGRIAIATRVAGDRYEIVIGDSGPGVPEEARTRIFEPFYTTKDIGVGTGLGLAIAYGVVRSHGGEVRIGASPLGGAEFVVSVPMAAAAA; via the coding sequence ATGAGCGCGGGAGGGCATCCGGATACGCCGCCGCGCGTGCTGATCGTCGAGGATTCGGACACGCAGGCGCTCCAGCTGCAACTGCTGCTGGAGAAGGAAGGCTATGCCACCGAGCGCGTCGCCTCGGCCGAGGCGGCGCTGGACCGGATGGCGACGGCCCAGCCCGATCTGCTGGTGGTGGATTATCATCTGCCCGGCATGAATGGCGACGAACTGGTCCGCATGGTCCGGCTCAACAGCCAGAGCCGGGCGCTGCCGGTGCTGATGCTGACGGGCGGCGCCTCGCGCGATCTGGAGCGGCATGGGCTGGACAGCGGCGCCAGCGCCTATGTGCCCAAATCCGCCGACCGGGCGCTGCTGCTCGGCCGGCTGCGCGCGCTGCTGCGCCAGCGGCGGCCGGAGAGCGGCGGCGTCGCGGGCTTCCGCCGGGCGAAGCTGCTGCTGGTTTCGGGCGCGGGCGATCTCGATCCGTTTCGCGAGATGCTCACCGGCGAGGGCTATGAGCTCCGCAGCATGCCCGATCCCGCCGCCTGCATGGCCGCCATCGCGGAGGAGCCGATCGATTGCGCGATCGTGGATGTCGACGGCGACGCCTTTGACGGTTTCGCCTTGTGCCGCGATCTGGCCGACAAGCGCGCGGCGGGATTCGAGATCGTCGCGCTCGGCCACCCCAAGGCGGGCGGCGATCTCGCGCTGCAGGGCTTTGCGGCGGGCGCGGACGACGTGCTGGCCAAGACCGAGGAGCAGGAGACGCTGGCCGCGCGCGTGCGCGCCGTCGTCCGCCGCAAGTTCGCGCGGGACGAGGAGGTGCGCCACGCCGAGCATGAGCGGCAGCGCGAAACCGCCATCGCCACCGCCCAGGCCGAGGCGGCGGGCGCGGAGGCGCTGTCGGTGGCCAATCGCGAACTGGCGGATGCCAATGCGCGGCTTTCCGAAACGCAGGCGCAGCTGGTGCAGGCCGCGAAGATGGCGTCGCTGGGCGAGCTGGTCGCGGGCATCGCGCACGAGATCAACAATCCGCTGGCCTTCATCCTCGCGCATCAGGCGACGGTGCAGCGGCTGATCGGGGAGATACGGACGCAGACCACGGGCGGCGCGGAGGCGAAGCTGGATCGCGCGATCGATCGGCTGGGATCGATGCAGCAGGGCCTTTCGCGCATCCAGCAACTGGTGGTGAAGCTGCGCCGCTTCTCGCGACTGGACGAAGGCGACCGGGTGGCGACCGACATTCCGGAATCGATCGATGCCGTCGTCACCCTGCTCGCGCCGAAACTGCCCGATGCGATTGTGGTCGAGCGGCGCTATGATGCGCCGGCGACGCTCGTCTGTTCGGCCGCGCTGATCAACCAGGTGGTGATGAACATCCTTTCCAACGCTGCCGACGTGCTGCCCGAAGGCGGGCGGATCGCCATCGCCACGCGCGTGGCGGGCGACCGCTACGAGATCGTGATCGGGGATAGCGGCCCCGGCGTGCCGGAGGAGGCGCGCACGCGCATCTTCGAGCCTTTCTACACCACCAAGGATATCGGCGTGGGCACGGGGCTGGGCCTCGCCATCGCTTATGGCGTGGTGCGCTCGCACGGGGGCGAGGTGCGGATCGGCGCCAGCCCGCTGGGCGGGGCGGAGTTCGTCGTGTCCGTGCCGATGGCGGCCGCCGCCGCATGA
- a CDS encoding chemotaxis protein CheB produces the protein MIVEDSPVVRALLTHIIGESSHLTVAAAVGSAEEALAALPSVRPDIISMDIRLPGMDGLEATRRIMAEQPTPIVVISASIEKESLGPTMEALSSGALSVVEKPVGISHADYAGIAEEIRTQLRIMAEVPVVRRRLRGAPHRAGRAGRPTVAPKLIACAASTGGPQALASLFAALPPSIDVPVLLVQHMGVPFMPGFARWLDSVLPWRVAIAEAGMTPAPGTILVAPGDQHLRIDRTGRVSIDREPPVRGQRPAATTLLESVAAHAGAAAIGVVLTGMGEDGAPGVRAMLAAGARVFAEHRSSAIVYGMPAAAVREGAVAVPLDEMADTILQAVGRTGAVA, from the coding sequence ATGATCGTCGAGGACTCGCCCGTGGTCCGCGCGTTGCTGACGCATATCATCGGCGAATCGAGCCATCTGACGGTGGCGGCGGCGGTGGGCAGCGCGGAAGAGGCGCTGGCGGCGCTCCCGTCCGTGCGGCCGGACATCATCTCGATGGACATCCGCCTGCCCGGCATGGACGGGCTGGAGGCGACGCGGCGGATCATGGCCGAGCAGCCGACGCCGATCGTGGTGATCTCCGCCAGCATCGAGAAGGAATCGCTCGGGCCGACGATGGAGGCGCTCAGCAGCGGCGCGCTCTCGGTGGTGGAGAAGCCGGTGGGCATCAGCCATGCCGATTATGCGGGCATCGCCGAGGAAATCCGCACGCAGCTCCGCATCATGGCCGAGGTGCCGGTGGTGCGGCGCCGCCTGCGCGGCGCACCGCACCGTGCGGGCCGCGCCGGCCGGCCGACGGTGGCGCCCAAGCTGATCGCCTGCGCGGCCTCCACCGGGGGGCCGCAGGCGCTGGCGAGCCTGTTCGCCGCGCTGCCGCCCTCGATCGACGTGCCGGTGCTGCTCGTCCAGCATATGGGCGTGCCCTTCATGCCGGGCTTCGCGCGCTGGCTGGACAGCGTGCTGCCGTGGCGCGTGGCGATCGCCGAGGCGGGGATGACGCCCGCGCCGGGCACGATCCTGGTGGCGCCCGGCGACCAGCATCTGCGGATCGACCGGACGGGCCGCGTCTCGATCGATCGCGAGCCGCCGGTACGCGGCCAGCGCCCGGCCGCGACCACGCTGCTGGAGTCGGTGGCGGCGCATGCGGGCGCGGCGGCGATCGGCGTGGTGTTGACCGGCATGGGCGAGGATGGCGCGCCGGGCGTGCGCGCGATGCTGGCGGCGGGGGCGCGGGTGTTTGCCGAGCATCGCTCCAGCGCGATCGTCTATGGCATGCCCGCCGCCGCCGTGCGCGAGGGCGCGGTGGCCGTGCCGCTGGACGAGATGGCGGACACGATCCTGCAGGCCGTGGGCCGGACCGGAGCGGTCGCATGA
- a CDS encoding response regulator: protein MEELRQQLARVFAAELAEHVAVLRAGLALAEAGGAPDLRDLFRRAHSLKGAARAADQPEIEDLAHTLEGLLEQAEAQGQFGPAMLADSRGLIDAIEDAGDPGDAVAPEAGPTAVAEEAGDEMIRISSRHLEELTGSLRSLREELDFRATIASNLRATRDELDGIRRASTVPGTTMAEISARLARLHFAMLQLASHRIEADDRVNRAASIVEADAQRLLLTPAAALATGLERLARELAQEAGKQARLTVEEDGAEADRRLIQRLRDPLMQIVRNAIGHGIERPAARLAKGKAEEGAIRLSIRASRGGLVVAVEDDGAGPDPAAIRKAAARRGLLPPEPSAGEAALFALLFEHGVSTSEEADHLSGRGVGLAVVADAVRRLNGSVRLTRGAQGGTRIEMAVPLTITRRAVLLIEAGGQRFALPTNAVSRLMRLDPAAALSLEGRPAYETEVAGVRRAVPIVALASLLGLETAPGPAQATALLIERDGAAVFLVVDALSDVRPLAFGDPTDVAVDMPLVLGTATDAAGEVVLVLSIDALLGRMLGRAGEAAATSLFAVPERQRTILVVDDSITTRTLERGILESHGYRVLLSVDGIDALGRLRAPGAEIDLVVADVEMPRMDGFTLLAAIRNDRALAGIPVVMMTSRDAPDDIQRGLDLGADAYVTKQSFEQGELLATVRRLT, encoded by the coding sequence GTGGAGGAGCTTCGCCAGCAGCTGGCGCGCGTGTTCGCGGCCGAGCTTGCCGAGCATGTCGCGGTGCTGCGTGCGGGCCTCGCGCTGGCGGAGGCGGGCGGGGCGCCGGACCTGCGCGATCTGTTTCGCCGCGCGCACAGCCTGAAGGGCGCGGCGCGCGCGGCCGACCAGCCCGAAATTGAGGATCTGGCGCACACGCTGGAAGGGCTGCTGGAACAGGCCGAGGCGCAGGGGCAGTTCGGCCCGGCCATGCTCGCGGATTCGCGCGGGCTGATCGACGCGATCGAGGATGCGGGCGATCCGGGTGACGCGGTGGCGCCCGAAGCGGGGCCGACGGCGGTGGCCGAGGAGGCGGGCGACGAGATGATCCGCATCTCGTCCCGCCATCTGGAGGAATTGACGGGATCGCTGCGCTCGCTGCGCGAGGAACTGGATTTCCGCGCGACGATCGCGAGCAATCTGCGCGCCACGCGCGACGAACTGGACGGGATACGCCGCGCCAGCACCGTGCCGGGCACGACCATGGCGGAGATCAGCGCGCGCCTCGCCCGGCTGCATTTCGCGATGCTGCAGCTCGCCTCGCACCGGATCGAGGCGGACGATCGGGTCAATCGCGCGGCCTCGATCGTGGAAGCCGATGCCCAGCGCCTGCTGCTGACGCCGGCCGCCGCGCTCGCGACAGGGCTGGAGCGGCTGGCACGGGAACTGGCGCAGGAAGCGGGCAAGCAGGCGCGGCTGACCGTGGAGGAGGATGGCGCCGAGGCGGATCGGCGGCTGATCCAGCGGCTGCGCGATCCGCTGATGCAGATCGTCCGCAACGCGATCGGTCATGGGATCGAGAGGCCCGCCGCGCGCCTCGCCAAGGGCAAGGCCGAGGAAGGCGCGATCCGGCTTTCGATCCGCGCGAGCCGGGGCGGGCTGGTGGTGGCGGTCGAGGATGACGGCGCCGGGCCCGATCCGGCCGCGATCCGCAAGGCGGCGGCGCGGCGCGGACTGCTGCCGCCCGAGCCCAGCGCGGGCGAGGCGGCGCTCTTCGCCCTGCTGTTCGAACATGGCGTGTCGACCTCCGAGGAGGCGGACCATCTCTCCGGCCGGGGCGTGGGGCTGGCGGTGGTGGCGGATGCGGTGCGGCGGCTGAATGGATCGGTGCGCCTGACGCGCGGCGCGCAGGGCGGCACCCGGATCGAGATGGCCGTGCCGCTGACGATCACGCGGCGCGCGGTGCTGCTGATCGAGGCGGGCGGGCAGCGTTTCGCGCTCCCCACCAACGCCGTCTCGCGCCTGATGCGGCTGGATCCGGCGGCGGCGCTCTCGCTGGAGGGCCGGCCGGCCTACGAGACGGAGGTGGCGGGCGTGCGCCGCGCCGTGCCGATCGTGGCGCTGGCGAGCCTGCTCGGGCTGGAGACGGCGCCCGGGCCGGCGCAGGCGACCGCGCTGCTGATCGAGCGGGACGGAGCGGCGGTCTTCCTCGTCGTCGATGCGCTCAGCGACGTGCGGCCGCTCGCCTTCGGCGATCCCACCGACGTCGCGGTCGACATGCCGCTGGTGCTGGGCACGGCCACCGATGCCGCGGGCGAGGTGGTGCTGGTGCTGTCGATCGACGCGCTGCTCGGGCGGATGCTGGGCCGTGCCGGGGAGGCGGCGGCGACGTCCCTGTTCGCGGTGCCGGAGCGGCAGCGGACGATCCTGGTGGTCGACGATTCGATCACGACGCGCACGCTGGAGCGCGGCATTCTCGAAAGCCACGGCTATCGCGTCTTGCTGTCGGTGGACGGGATCGATGCGCTCGGGCGGCTGCGCGCGCCGGGGGCGGAGATCGATCTGGTGGTGGCGGATGTCGAGATGCCGCGCATGGACGGCTTCACGTTACTCGCGGCGATCCGGAACGATCGGGCCCTGGCCGGCATTCCTGTCGTCATGATGACTTCGCGTGATGCTCCCGACGATATCCAGCGGGGCCTCGATCTCGGCGCCGATGCCTATGTGACCAAGCAGAGTTTCGAGCAGGGCGAATTGCTTGCGACCGTCCGGCGCCTGACCTGA
- a CDS encoding methyl-accepting chemotaxis protein, producing MSVSNRIMLGFAVVTALLIALGFYAVDQVGQVRATLDAVVKRDMGTLDRLDAVQSALTRMVELRTAAVRRLAIGQAPGEVDPSDNWRKSVQDAQDGVATLRRDVDGYIAIPISADRTRLWTQMAGQLDAAANALTVLRSDVESQFVAITSGNREAMLAQEPAVLADRARVVAIVTAMRDTLKQIDAAGLAEGTRVYEASRVSVLLWVLAAVVVSIGVTWAIRRSVIGPLSGFMAFSEQVGEGDLTHTATTGSDEIGRLGHQLNQMVEGLRGLARQSRGATVDLNAAANEIRASTQQQAASVEEQLAAIQETAATVDEITHSGTQITRRAQTVIAAALETAQTTEAGIVAIEGTVQAMDLIREQTETVAQNIVSLSEKTAAIGDIISTVNDISERAHLLALNAAIEAAAAGEQGRSFAIVASELKTLADQAKDSTRQVRSLLGEIQRGINGSVMLTEEGVKRVAAGKEKTDTAQSTIEEMSARIQESVQTFQQIVASTNQQQIGIEQVTLALQNIRQASQQTASSTRQLDQAAGDLANLAQTLVGLTERYRV from the coding sequence GTGTCGGTTTCCAATCGGATCATGCTGGGGTTCGCGGTGGTCACCGCGCTGCTGATCGCGCTCGGCTTCTATGCCGTCGATCAGGTGGGCCAGGTGCGCGCGACGCTGGATGCGGTGGTGAAGCGCGACATGGGCACGCTGGACCGGCTGGACGCCGTCCAGTCCGCGCTGACGCGGATGGTCGAGCTGCGGACGGCGGCGGTGCGCAGGCTCGCGATCGGGCAGGCGCCGGGCGAGGTGGACCCGAGCGACAACTGGCGCAAATCGGTGCAGGATGCCCAGGACGGGGTCGCAACACTGCGTCGCGATGTGGACGGCTATATCGCCATTCCCATCTCCGCCGATCGCACGCGGCTGTGGACGCAGATGGCGGGGCAGCTGGATGCGGCGGCGAACGCGCTGACCGTGCTGCGGAGCGATGTGGAGAGCCAGTTCGTGGCGATCACGAGCGGCAATCGCGAGGCGATGCTGGCGCAGGAGCCGGCTGTGCTGGCCGATCGCGCCCGCGTGGTGGCGATCGTTACGGCCATGCGGGACACGCTGAAGCAGATCGATGCCGCCGGGCTGGCGGAAGGCACGCGCGTCTATGAGGCGAGCCGCGTTTCCGTGCTGCTGTGGGTGCTGGCCGCCGTGGTGGTGAGCATCGGGGTAACCTGGGCCATCCGCCGCTCCGTGATCGGGCCGCTGTCCGGCTTCATGGCGTTCAGCGAGCAGGTGGGCGAGGGTGATCTCACGCACACCGCGACCACCGGCAGCGATGAGATCGGCCGGCTGGGCCATCAGCTCAACCAGATGGTGGAAGGGCTGCGCGGCCTTGCGCGGCAGAGCCGGGGCGCGACCGTGGACCTGAACGCCGCCGCCAACGAGATCCGCGCCTCGACCCAGCAGCAGGCGGCGAGCGTGGAGGAGCAGCTGGCCGCGATCCAGGAGACGGCGGCGACCGTCGACGAGATCACCCATTCGGGCACGCAGATCACGCGCCGCGCGCAGACCGTGATCGCGGCCGCGCTGGAAACGGCGCAGACGACCGAGGCGGGCATCGTCGCGATCGAGGGTACGGTGCAGGCGATGGACCTGATCCGCGAGCAGACCGAGACGGTGGCGCAGAACATCGTCTCGCTCTCCGAGAAGACGGCTGCGATCGGCGACATCATCTCGACCGTGAACGACATTTCCGAGCGCGCGCACCTGCTGGCGCTGAACGCCGCGATCGAGGCGGCGGCGGCGGGCGAGCAGGGCCGCAGCTTCGCGATCGTCGCGTCCGAGCTGAAGACGCTGGCCGATCAGGCGAAGGATTCGACGCGGCAGGTGCGCAGTCTGCTGGGCGAGATCCAGCGCGGCATCAACGGATCGGTGATGCTGACCGAGGAAGGCGTGAAGCGCGTGGCCGCCGGCAAGGAGAAGACGGACACCGCGCAATCGACGATCGAGGAGATGTCGGCGCGGATCCAGGAAAGCGTGCAGACCTTCCAGCAGATCGTGGCCTCCACCAACCAGCAGCAGATCGGCATCGAACAGGTGACGCTGGCGCTGCAGAATATCCGGCAGGCCAGCCAGCAGACGGCCTCCTCCACGCGCCAGCTGGATCAGGCGGCGGGCGACCTCGCCAATCTGGCGCAGACCCTGGTGGGCCTCACCGAGCGCTATCGGGTCTGA
- a CDS encoding chemotaxis protein CheW, producing MSGIVTAADIVLDTDGLDPTRAARLLARRAAQLRADRAPVESGLAVMVWMVGPERFALPLLDIASVMAAGRTTPVPGAPETLIGLASRRGRLINVVDPAAALGLARPRRDGEGHLLLLRGTSPKLALRVDRAEGVMMLAQDESEPGEDLTRQAMLADGERLLLVNRRLLVEALGLAGQQRGF from the coding sequence ATGAGCGGGATCGTGACGGCCGCCGACATCGTGCTGGATACGGACGGGCTGGATCCCACGCGCGCGGCCCGGCTGCTCGCGCGGCGGGCCGCGCAATTGCGCGCCGACCGCGCCCCGGTCGAGTCCGGCCTTGCCGTGATGGTGTGGATGGTCGGGCCGGAGCGGTTCGCCTTGCCGCTGCTCGACATCGCATCGGTGATGGCGGCGGGCCGGACGACGCCGGTGCCCGGTGCCCCCGAAACGCTGATTGGCCTCGCCTCCCGGCGCGGGCGGCTGATCAACGTGGTCGATCCCGCGGCGGCACTGGGGCTGGCGCGGCCGCGACGGGACGGGGAGGGGCATCTGCTCCTGCTGCGCGGCACCAGTCCGAAGCTCGCGCTCCGCGTCGATCGGGCCGAGGGCGTGATGATGCTGGCGCAGGATGAAAGCGAGCCGGGCGAGGATCTCACCCGGCAGGCGATGCTGGCCGATGGCGAACGGCTGTTGCTGGTGAACAGAAGACTGCTCGTGGAGGCGCTGGGCCTCGCGGGCCAGCAGAGAGGGTTTTGA